A stretch of Komagataella phaffii GS115 chromosome 2, complete sequence DNA encodes these proteins:
- a CDS encoding Non-essential subunit of Sec63 complex (Sec63p, Sec62p, Sec66p and Sec72p), which yields MLPFSYDVSSKKLKVTGDYADLEYDIQQLNTLSGEILANKADVPSPPSKESFDKKLSHMAQKLHESAVSNIKTGKYPEAIKLLTTGLEMVNRRPKYESFQMTLSEMTIFIVTRADAYMMNGDFEGAFNDADLLVTLLPSIPDNYIRRGVALFKMGRYVDAKNNFERGLSFDPDNAKLKKELDFVLKKIDEENGEL from the coding sequence ATGCTACCATTTTCGTACGACGTGAGctcaaagaaactgaaagtCACAGGTGACTACGCAGACTTAGAATATGACATACAGCAGCTGAACACCTTGAGCGGAGAGATCCTGGCCAATAAAGCAGATGTTCCTTCTCCACCAAGTAAGGAGTCGTTTGACAAGAAATTGTCCCACATGGCTCAGAAATTACACGAGTCGGCTGTATCCAACATAAAGACAGGCAAGTATCCTGAGGCTATCAAATTGTTGACGACGGGTCTTGAAATGGTTAACAGAAGGCCCAAGTACGAGAGTTTTCAGATGACGTTGAGTGAAATGACGATCTTTATTGTCACTAGAGCTGACGCTTACATGATGAATGGAGACTTTGAAGGGGCATTCAATGATGCAGATTTACTGGTAACGCTCCTGCCATCCATTCCAGATAATTACATTAGAAGAGGGGTAGCCCTTTTCAAGATGGGGAGATACGTTGATGCAAAAAACAATTTTGAGAGAGGACTTTCATTTGACCCAGATAATgcaaaattgaagaaggagTTAGATTTTGTGCTGAAGAAGATCGACGAGGAGAATGGAGAGTTATAG
- a CDS encoding Cytoplasmic aldehyde dehydrogenase, involved in ethanol oxidation and beta-alanine biosynthesis, with product MASPLSKSIAFPTGQKYDQPIGLYINGEWRESKDTIDVINPSNGEVITSVYAAQESDVDNAVSSARKAFKTWKKLAGEERATLMNRLADLLEKNAETVAGIEALDAGKPQFSNALPDIEGSVSILRYCAGWADKIYGNVIPSGPDKLLTSKRIPYGVVSQIVPWNYPLNMAMWKIAPALCAGNCIVIKSSESSPLSLLYFAELVNDAGFPPGVLNIISGLGSVAGARMASHPDVDKIAFTGSTKTGKEIQKLASSNLKTVTLECGGKSPLIVFDDAKLDQAIYWAAFGIMYNTGQICTANSRVLVQDTIYDEFIQKFKAHVQENWFIGSPFDKKSTMGPVINKSQFEKVKGYIQKGKDEGAKLVIGDEPVTFESGYWIHPTIFVDCTQDMSIVKDEIFGPVVAISKFHSQEEAIELANDTEYGLAAMVFSKDIVTANTVASQLEAGTVYINSSNDDNIRVPFGGFKMSGTGSELGMEGVLAYTKIQAIHTNLTRD from the coding sequence atggcaaGTCCCTTAAGCAAATCAATTGCCTTTCCTACCGGACAAAAATACGATCAGCCAATTGGCCTCTATATCAATGGTGAATGGCGTGAGTCAAAAGACACCATTGATGTTATTAACCCATCCAATGGAGAAGTGATTACCTCGGTCTACGCTGCCCAAGAGAGCGATGTTGACAATGCTGTTTCTAGTGCCCGAAAAGCattcaaaacttggaaaaagCTAGCTGGAGAAGAGCGTGCAACCTTGATGAACCGTTTAGCAgatcttttggagaagaacGCGGAAACTGTAGCTGGAATTGAGGCCTTGGACGCAGGCAAACCCCAGTTCTCTAACGCTCTCCCTGACATCGAAGGATCCGTTAGTATTTTGAGATACTGCGCAGGTTGGGCTGACAAAATTTATGGCAATGTAATTCCGTCAGGCCCAGATAAACTGTTGACGTCGAAAAGGATTCCCTACGGTGTTGTCAGCCAGATTGTTCCTTGGAACTATCCGTTGAATATGGCCATGTGGAAAATTGCTCCCGCACTGTGTGCTGGAAACTGTATTGTCATCAAGTCCTCGGAATCTTCTCCACTTTCTTTGCTGTACTTTGCTGAACTAGTAAATGACGCCGGGTTCCCACCTGGTGTGCTAAACATTATCAGTGGACTAGGTTCAGTAGCTGGTGCCCGTATGGCTAGTCATCCAGATGTCGATAAAATAGCCTTTACTGGGTCCACAAAAACAGGcaaagagattcaaaaattggCCTCCTCAAATTTAAAGACTGTTACTCTAGAATGTGGAGGTAAGTCTCCGTTGATAgtctttgatgatgccAAACTGGATCAGGCAATCTATTGGGCTGCGTTTGGAATAATGTACAACACAGGTCAGATTTGCACGGCAAACTCTCGTGTCTTGGTGCAAGACACAATCTACGACGagttcattcaaaagttcaaggcTCATGTGCAGGAAAACTGGTTCATCGGGTCTCCATTTGATAAGAAATCCACCATGGGGCCTGTGATCAACAAATCTCAGTTTGAGAAGGTTAAAGGTTATATCCAGAAGGGTAAGGATGAGGGTGCAAAGTTAGTTATTGGAGATGAACCAGTTACATTTGAGAGTGGTTACTGGATCCATCCAACTATTTTTGTTGACTGTACTCAGGATATGTCGATTGTGAAGGACGAGATATTTGGGCCCGTAGTTGCCATCAGTAAATTCCACTCTCAGGAAGAGGCAATTGAGCTAGCCAATGATACGGAATACGGTTTGGCAGCTATGGTTTTTTCTAAGGATATTGTCACAGCCAATACCGTTGCCAGCCAGTTGGAGGCTGGAACTGTGTACatcaattcttcaaatgatgATAATATCCGTGTTCCATTTGGAGGGTTCAAGATGAGTGGTACTGGTAGCGAGTTGGGAATGGAAGGAGTGTTAGCGTACACTAAAATCCAGGCCATTCACACTAACCTGACCAGAGATTAA
- a CDS encoding Component of the U1 snRNP complex required for pre-mRNA splicing → MAKYYCEYCNSYLTHDSLSVRKSHLIGRNHLRKYCDYYEEKAKELGIWDSNDLPYEITESDLYANIPGRPLSLETPLETFPPPPSLPNLPNPPPAIYHYNTTEEKELISSVMREYQHRNTVK, encoded by the exons ATGGCAAAGTATTATTGTGAATATTGCAATT CCTACTTGACCCATGACTCTTTGAGTGTCAGAAAATCTCATTTGATTGGCCGAAACCATCTCAGAAAGTATTGCGATTACTACGAAG AAAAGGCTAAAGAGCTTGGGATTTGGGACTCCAACGATTTACCATATGAAATAACTGAATCCGATCTCTATGCGAATATTCCAGGTAGACCACTGTCATTAGAAACTCCTTTGGAAACATTTCCGCCGCCGCCAAGTCTGCCAAACCTACCAAACCCTCCACCAGCCATATACCACTACAACACCacagaagagaaagagcTCATATCATCCGTCATGAGAGAGTACCAGCACAGAAATACAGTCAAGTAA
- a CDS encoding GTP binding protein (mammalian Ranp homolog), with protein MSTEPTFKLVLVGDGGTGKTTFVKRHLTGEFRKKYIATLGVEVHPLSFHTNCGPITFNVWDTAGQEKFGGLRDGYYINGDCGIIMFDVTSRITYKNVPNWHRDLVRVCENIPIVLCGNKVDVKERKVKAKTITFHRKKNLQYFDISAKSNYNFEKPFLWLARKLSGEPQLEFVAAPDLQAPEVQIDADLIKKYEQENAEAAAMPLPDEDDADL; from the exons ATGTCTACTGAACCCACTTTTAAATTGGTCCTTGTCGGTGATGGTGGTACCGGTAAA ACCACCTTCGTTAAGAGACACCTTACTGGAGAGTTCCGTAAGAAGTACATTGCTACTTTGGGAGTCGAAGTTCATCCCTTGTCATTCCACACTAACTGTGGTCCTATCACATTCAACGTTTGGGACACTGCTGGACAAGAGAAGTTTGGTGGACTGAGAGATGGTTATTACATTAACGGTGACTGTGGTATCATCATGTTCGACGTTACATCGAGAATTACTTACAAGAACGTTCCAAACTGGCACCGTGACTTGGTCAGAGTGTGTGAGAACATTCCAATTGTGCTTTGTGGTAACAAGGTTGATgtcaaggaaagaaaggTCAAGGCTAAGACCATCACTTTCcacagaaagaagaacttgCAATACTTTGACATTTCTGCCAAGTCCAACTACAACTTTGAGAAGCCATTCTTGTGGTTAGCTAGAAAGTTGTCTGGTGAGCCCCAATTAGAGTTCGTTGCTGCTCCCGACTTGCAAGCCCCAGAGGTTCAAATTGATGCCGATTTAATAAAGAAGTACGAGCAAGAGAACGCCGAGGCTGCCGCTATGCCATTGcctgatgaagatgatgccGACTTGTAA